A section of the Oncorhynchus gorbuscha isolate QuinsamMale2020 ecotype Even-year linkage group LG06, OgorEven_v1.0, whole genome shotgun sequence genome encodes:
- the LOC124038517 gene encoding eukaryotic elongation factor 2 kinase-like isoform X2 produces MEDDLMFSMEEVGSAQHNPRKQRTPGQHAPSLSEANDSGEDDYYICPITDDPVSQAKDICGYLKNLVHSNQLSNSPQNSFMYKAAWNRALEKAKAMPDLWAEFHLEEIKTEPCIRYRYKAITAEWSQDTVHIKMSGQPFGRGAMRECFRTKKLSNFSHSSNWKSACNYVTKRYMEPVDRDVYFEDVRLQMEAKLWGEEYNRHRPPKQVDIMQMCVIEMMQRPGKPLYHLEHYIEGKYTKYNSNSGFVKDDNIRLTPQAFSHFSFERSAHQLIVVDIQGVGDLYTDPQIHTEKGKGFGNGNLGVRGMALFFHSHLCNKICKSMGLTPFDLSSAEKSQLDCTNRLLRSAQTVLRGSEEQCGSARVRTISVGRAPPLLSRLSETGDNTISDSIPCSPLAFPGSPLGQHFSMGSMGKSPLDWSFVNEMDEREKRNNRSHSPEHKDSENGGDSGCPSERRSEGDPNDGGHYSSLHQHSVLLTDEKWSVYHTSRSHVHRPSCVAVEVERLDSMILERKIGKSILGKVHLAMANYHEGGRFCEKEEQWDQDSAMYHLETAAMCGELEAIIALGQCYLQLPHHILSEIELEDNSGSRMKGFKFLLQAAEAGDRPCMILVARAFDTGIILSPDRSQDWKEAVSWYNCALNMTDYDEGGEFDGMQDEPLYLLLAREAEMYQEGGHGLDRDPQRAGDLFTQAADAAMEAMKGRLANQYYMKAEEAWGMMEEEE; encoded by the exons ATGGAGGATGACCTGATGTTTAGTATGGAGGAGGTGGGCAGTGCTCAGCATAACCCAAGGAAACAGAGAACCCCAGGTCAACATGCTCCATCCCTTAGCGAAGCTAATGATAGCGGTGAGGACGACTACTACATCTGTCCCATCACAGACGACCCTGTCAGCCAGGCCAAAGACATCTGTGGCTATCTGAAGAACCTGGTCCACAGCAATCAGCTGTCCAACTCTCCCCAAAACTCCTTCATGTACAAG GCAGCGTGGAATAGAGCCTTAGAGAAGGCCAAGGCCATGCCTGATCTCTGGGCTGAGTTTCACCTGGAGGAAATCAAGACAGAGCCATGCATACGATACAG GTACAAGGCTATCACAGCAGAGTGGTCTCAAGACACAGTGCACATCAAGATGTCTGGCCAG CCTTTTGGACGCGGTGCCATGAGGGAATGCTTCAGAAC GAAGAAGCTGTCTAACTTCTCCCACAGTAGTAACTGGAAGAGTGCGTGTAACTATGTAACGAAGCGCTACATGGAGCCTGTGGACAGGGATGTGTACTTTGAGGATGTCAGGCTGCAGATGGAGGCCAAACTCTGGGGAGAAGAGTACAACCGCCACAGGCCACCCAAACAG gtGGACATCatgcagatgtgtgtgattgagaTGATGCAGCGTCCAGGTAAACCTCTGTACCACCTGGAACACTACATCGAGGGGAAGTACACAAAATACAACTCCAACTCCGGCTTCGTCAAGGATGACAACATCAGGCTCACTCCACAG GCATTTAGTCACTTCTCATTTGAGCGTTCGGCCCACCAGCTGATCGTGGTGGACATCCAGGGGGTGGGGGACCTCTACACGGACCCCCAGATCCACACAGAGAAGGGCAAAGGCTTTGGAAATGGAAACCTGG GTGTGCGGGGCATGGCGCTGTTCTTCCACTCCCACCTGTGTAATAAGATCTGTAAGAGTATGGGCCTCACACCATTTGACCTCTCCTCTGCAGAGAAAAGTCAGCTGGACTGCACCAACAGACTGCTG AGGTCGGCGCAGACGGTACTGAGGGGTAGTGAGGAACAGTGTGGTTCAGCTCGTGTTCGTACCATCTCAGTGGGCCGTGCGCCCCCACTTCTCTCCCGTCTGTCAGAGACTGGGGACAACACTATAAGTGACTCCATCCCCTGCTCGCCCCTCGCCTTCCCTGGCTCCCCCCTAGGACAGCACTTCTCTATGGGCTCCATGGGAAAGTCTCCTCTGG ATTGGTCTTTTGTAAATGAGATGGATGAACGGGAGAAACGCAACAACCGCAGCCACAGCCCAGAACACAAG GACTCAGAGAATGGAGGAGACAGTGGGTGTCCaagtgagaggaggagtgaaggggaCCCCAACGACGGGGGACATTACTCTTCTCTACACCAACACTCAGTCTTG ctgacAGATGAGAAATGGAGTGTCTACCACACTTCTCGTTCTCACGTCCACCGGCCATCCTGTGTTGCTGTGGAGGTGGAGAGACTCGACTCCATGATCCTGGAGAGGAAGATTGGGAAGTCCATCCTGGGGAAA GTCCACCTAGCGATGGCGAATTACCACGAGGGTGGTCGGTTCTGTGAAAAGGAGGAGCAGTGGGACCAGGACTCAGCCATGTACCACCTGGAGACGGCAGCCATGTGTGGGGAACTAGAGGCTATCATTGCCCTGGGACAGTGTTACCTACAGCTGCCACACCATATACTGTCAGAGATTGAGCTAGag GACAACTCAGGGAGCCGTATGAAGGGTTTCAAGTTCCTGCTGCAGGCTGCTGAGGCAGGAGACAGACCCTGTATGATCCTGGTGGCCAGGGCCTTCGACACCGGCATCATTCTCTCACCAGACAG ATCCCAGGACTGGAAGGAAGCGGTGAGCTGGTACAACTGTGCCCTGAACATGACGGACTACGACGAGGGGGGCGAGTTTGACGGCATGCAGGACGAGCCTCTCTACCTGCTGCTGGCCAGAGAGGCTGAGATGTACCAGGAGGGGGGCCATGGCCTGGACCGAGACCCACAGAGAGCAG GTGATCTGTTCACACAGGCAGCAGACGCAGCCATGGAAGCAATGAAAGGCCGACTGGCCAACCAGTACTATATGAAAGCAGAGGAGGCCTGGGGcatgatggaggaagaggagtag
- the LOC124038517 gene encoding eukaryotic elongation factor 2 kinase-like isoform X1 yields the protein MEDDLMFSMEEVGSAQHNPRKQRTPGQHAPSLSEANDSGEDDYYICPITDDPVSQAKDICGYLKNLVHSNQLSNSPQNSFMYKNETEKETPQQRSVEFGALSDNGRAAWNRALEKAKAMPDLWAEFHLEEIKTEPCIRYRYKAITAEWSQDTVHIKMSGQPFGRGAMRECFRTKKLSNFSHSSNWKSACNYVTKRYMEPVDRDVYFEDVRLQMEAKLWGEEYNRHRPPKQVDIMQMCVIEMMQRPGKPLYHLEHYIEGKYTKYNSNSGFVKDDNIRLTPQAFSHFSFERSAHQLIVVDIQGVGDLYTDPQIHTEKGKGFGNGNLGVRGMALFFHSHLCNKICKSMGLTPFDLSSAEKSQLDCTNRLLRSAQTVLRGSEEQCGSARVRTISVGRAPPLLSRLSETGDNTISDSIPCSPLAFPGSPLGQHFSMGSMGKSPLDWSFVNEMDEREKRNNRSHSPEHKDSENGGDSGCPSERRSEGDPNDGGHYSSLHQHSVLLTDEKWSVYHTSRSHVHRPSCVAVEVERLDSMILERKIGKSILGKVHLAMANYHEGGRFCEKEEQWDQDSAMYHLETAAMCGELEAIIALGQCYLQLPHHILSEIELEDNSGSRMKGFKFLLQAAEAGDRPCMILVARAFDTGIILSPDRSQDWKEAVSWYNCALNMTDYDEGGEFDGMQDEPLYLLLAREAEMYQEGGHGLDRDPQRAGDLFTQAADAAMEAMKGRLANQYYMKAEEAWGMMEEEE from the exons ATGGAGGATGACCTGATGTTTAGTATGGAGGAGGTGGGCAGTGCTCAGCATAACCCAAGGAAACAGAGAACCCCAGGTCAACATGCTCCATCCCTTAGCGAAGCTAATGATAGCGGTGAGGACGACTACTACATCTGTCCCATCACAGACGACCCTGTCAGCCAGGCCAAAGACATCTGTGGCTATCTGAAGAACCTGGTCCACAGCAATCAGCTGTCCAACTCTCCCCAAAACTCCTTCATGTACAAG AATGAAACAGAGAAGGAAACTCCACAACAACGGTCAGTCGAGTTTGGGGCGTTATCTGACAATGGACGG GCAGCGTGGAATAGAGCCTTAGAGAAGGCCAAGGCCATGCCTGATCTCTGGGCTGAGTTTCACCTGGAGGAAATCAAGACAGAGCCATGCATACGATACAG GTACAAGGCTATCACAGCAGAGTGGTCTCAAGACACAGTGCACATCAAGATGTCTGGCCAG CCTTTTGGACGCGGTGCCATGAGGGAATGCTTCAGAAC GAAGAAGCTGTCTAACTTCTCCCACAGTAGTAACTGGAAGAGTGCGTGTAACTATGTAACGAAGCGCTACATGGAGCCTGTGGACAGGGATGTGTACTTTGAGGATGTCAGGCTGCAGATGGAGGCCAAACTCTGGGGAGAAGAGTACAACCGCCACAGGCCACCCAAACAG gtGGACATCatgcagatgtgtgtgattgagaTGATGCAGCGTCCAGGTAAACCTCTGTACCACCTGGAACACTACATCGAGGGGAAGTACACAAAATACAACTCCAACTCCGGCTTCGTCAAGGATGACAACATCAGGCTCACTCCACAG GCATTTAGTCACTTCTCATTTGAGCGTTCGGCCCACCAGCTGATCGTGGTGGACATCCAGGGGGTGGGGGACCTCTACACGGACCCCCAGATCCACACAGAGAAGGGCAAAGGCTTTGGAAATGGAAACCTGG GTGTGCGGGGCATGGCGCTGTTCTTCCACTCCCACCTGTGTAATAAGATCTGTAAGAGTATGGGCCTCACACCATTTGACCTCTCCTCTGCAGAGAAAAGTCAGCTGGACTGCACCAACAGACTGCTG AGGTCGGCGCAGACGGTACTGAGGGGTAGTGAGGAACAGTGTGGTTCAGCTCGTGTTCGTACCATCTCAGTGGGCCGTGCGCCCCCACTTCTCTCCCGTCTGTCAGAGACTGGGGACAACACTATAAGTGACTCCATCCCCTGCTCGCCCCTCGCCTTCCCTGGCTCCCCCCTAGGACAGCACTTCTCTATGGGCTCCATGGGAAAGTCTCCTCTGG ATTGGTCTTTTGTAAATGAGATGGATGAACGGGAGAAACGCAACAACCGCAGCCACAGCCCAGAACACAAG GACTCAGAGAATGGAGGAGACAGTGGGTGTCCaagtgagaggaggagtgaaggggaCCCCAACGACGGGGGACATTACTCTTCTCTACACCAACACTCAGTCTTG ctgacAGATGAGAAATGGAGTGTCTACCACACTTCTCGTTCTCACGTCCACCGGCCATCCTGTGTTGCTGTGGAGGTGGAGAGACTCGACTCCATGATCCTGGAGAGGAAGATTGGGAAGTCCATCCTGGGGAAA GTCCACCTAGCGATGGCGAATTACCACGAGGGTGGTCGGTTCTGTGAAAAGGAGGAGCAGTGGGACCAGGACTCAGCCATGTACCACCTGGAGACGGCAGCCATGTGTGGGGAACTAGAGGCTATCATTGCCCTGGGACAGTGTTACCTACAGCTGCCACACCATATACTGTCAGAGATTGAGCTAGag GACAACTCAGGGAGCCGTATGAAGGGTTTCAAGTTCCTGCTGCAGGCTGCTGAGGCAGGAGACAGACCCTGTATGATCCTGGTGGCCAGGGCCTTCGACACCGGCATCATTCTCTCACCAGACAG ATCCCAGGACTGGAAGGAAGCGGTGAGCTGGTACAACTGTGCCCTGAACATGACGGACTACGACGAGGGGGGCGAGTTTGACGGCATGCAGGACGAGCCTCTCTACCTGCTGCTGGCCAGAGAGGCTGAGATGTACCAGGAGGGGGGCCATGGCCTGGACCGAGACCCACAGAGAGCAG GTGATCTGTTCACACAGGCAGCAGACGCAGCCATGGAAGCAATGAAAGGCCGACTGGCCAACCAGTACTATATGAAAGCAGAGGAGGCCTGGGGcatgatggaggaagaggagtag
- the LOC124038517 gene encoding eukaryotic elongation factor 2 kinase-like isoform X3 produces the protein MPDLWAEFHLEEIKTEPCIRYRYKAITAEWSQDTVHIKMSGQPFGRGAMRECFRTKKLSNFSHSSNWKSACNYVTKRYMEPVDRDVYFEDVRLQMEAKLWGEEYNRHRPPKQVDIMQMCVIEMMQRPGKPLYHLEHYIEGKYTKYNSNSGFVKDDNIRLTPQAFSHFSFERSAHQLIVVDIQGVGDLYTDPQIHTEKGKGFGNGNLGVRGMALFFHSHLCNKICKSMGLTPFDLSSAEKSQLDCTNRLLRSAQTVLRGSEEQCGSARVRTISVGRAPPLLSRLSETGDNTISDSIPCSPLAFPGSPLGQHFSMGSMGKSPLDWSFVNEMDEREKRNNRSHSPEHKDSENGGDSGCPSERRSEGDPNDGGHYSSLHQHSVLLTDEKWSVYHTSRSHVHRPSCVAVEVERLDSMILERKIGKSILGKVHLAMANYHEGGRFCEKEEQWDQDSAMYHLETAAMCGELEAIIALGQCYLQLPHHILSEIELEDNSGSRMKGFKFLLQAAEAGDRPCMILVARAFDTGIILSPDRSQDWKEAVSWYNCALNMTDYDEGGEFDGMQDEPLYLLLAREAEMYQEGGHGLDRDPQRAGDLFTQAADAAMEAMKGRLANQYYMKAEEAWGMMEEEE, from the exons ATGCCTGATCTCTGGGCTGAGTTTCACCTGGAGGAAATCAAGACAGAGCCATGCATACGATACAG GTACAAGGCTATCACAGCAGAGTGGTCTCAAGACACAGTGCACATCAAGATGTCTGGCCAG CCTTTTGGACGCGGTGCCATGAGGGAATGCTTCAGAAC GAAGAAGCTGTCTAACTTCTCCCACAGTAGTAACTGGAAGAGTGCGTGTAACTATGTAACGAAGCGCTACATGGAGCCTGTGGACAGGGATGTGTACTTTGAGGATGTCAGGCTGCAGATGGAGGCCAAACTCTGGGGAGAAGAGTACAACCGCCACAGGCCACCCAAACAG gtGGACATCatgcagatgtgtgtgattgagaTGATGCAGCGTCCAGGTAAACCTCTGTACCACCTGGAACACTACATCGAGGGGAAGTACACAAAATACAACTCCAACTCCGGCTTCGTCAAGGATGACAACATCAGGCTCACTCCACAG GCATTTAGTCACTTCTCATTTGAGCGTTCGGCCCACCAGCTGATCGTGGTGGACATCCAGGGGGTGGGGGACCTCTACACGGACCCCCAGATCCACACAGAGAAGGGCAAAGGCTTTGGAAATGGAAACCTGG GTGTGCGGGGCATGGCGCTGTTCTTCCACTCCCACCTGTGTAATAAGATCTGTAAGAGTATGGGCCTCACACCATTTGACCTCTCCTCTGCAGAGAAAAGTCAGCTGGACTGCACCAACAGACTGCTG AGGTCGGCGCAGACGGTACTGAGGGGTAGTGAGGAACAGTGTGGTTCAGCTCGTGTTCGTACCATCTCAGTGGGCCGTGCGCCCCCACTTCTCTCCCGTCTGTCAGAGACTGGGGACAACACTATAAGTGACTCCATCCCCTGCTCGCCCCTCGCCTTCCCTGGCTCCCCCCTAGGACAGCACTTCTCTATGGGCTCCATGGGAAAGTCTCCTCTGG ATTGGTCTTTTGTAAATGAGATGGATGAACGGGAGAAACGCAACAACCGCAGCCACAGCCCAGAACACAAG GACTCAGAGAATGGAGGAGACAGTGGGTGTCCaagtgagaggaggagtgaaggggaCCCCAACGACGGGGGACATTACTCTTCTCTACACCAACACTCAGTCTTG ctgacAGATGAGAAATGGAGTGTCTACCACACTTCTCGTTCTCACGTCCACCGGCCATCCTGTGTTGCTGTGGAGGTGGAGAGACTCGACTCCATGATCCTGGAGAGGAAGATTGGGAAGTCCATCCTGGGGAAA GTCCACCTAGCGATGGCGAATTACCACGAGGGTGGTCGGTTCTGTGAAAAGGAGGAGCAGTGGGACCAGGACTCAGCCATGTACCACCTGGAGACGGCAGCCATGTGTGGGGAACTAGAGGCTATCATTGCCCTGGGACAGTGTTACCTACAGCTGCCACACCATATACTGTCAGAGATTGAGCTAGag GACAACTCAGGGAGCCGTATGAAGGGTTTCAAGTTCCTGCTGCAGGCTGCTGAGGCAGGAGACAGACCCTGTATGATCCTGGTGGCCAGGGCCTTCGACACCGGCATCATTCTCTCACCAGACAG ATCCCAGGACTGGAAGGAAGCGGTGAGCTGGTACAACTGTGCCCTGAACATGACGGACTACGACGAGGGGGGCGAGTTTGACGGCATGCAGGACGAGCCTCTCTACCTGCTGCTGGCCAGAGAGGCTGAGATGTACCAGGAGGGGGGCCATGGCCTGGACCGAGACCCACAGAGAGCAG GTGATCTGTTCACACAGGCAGCAGACGCAGCCATGGAAGCAATGAAAGGCCGACTGGCCAACCAGTACTATATGAAAGCAGAGGAGGCCTGGGGcatgatggaggaagaggagtag